The genomic DNA CCATGGCGAACGACAAGAACATGAACCGCGAAACCGCGCTCATGGACATCTACCGCGTCATGCGCCCGGGCGAGCCGCCCACCGTCGAAGCGGCCTCCGCGCTGTTCGACACGCTGTTCTTCGATGGCGAACGCTATGACCTGTCGGCCGTTGGCCGCGTGAAGATGAACATGCGTCTTGCACTGGATAAGGAAGACACGCAGCGCACGCTGGACCGCGACGATATCGTGGCCTGCATCAAGGCGCTCGTCGACCTGCGCGATGGCCGCGGCGACATCGACGACATCGACCACCTCGGCAACCGCCGTGTGCGCTCGGTCGGTGAGCTGATGGAAAACCAGTACCGTGTGGGCCTTCTGCGGATGGAACGCGCGATCAAGGAACGCATGTCGTCGGTCGAGATCGACACCGTCATGCCGCAGGATCTGATCAACGCCAAACCGGCTGCGGCTGCGGTACGTGAATTCTTCGGCTCCTCGCAGCTGTCGCAGTTCATGGACCAGACCAACCCGCTGTCCGAAGTGACGCACAAGCGTCGCCTCTCGGCGCTTGGACCCGGCGGTCTGACACGCGAACGTGCGGGCTTCGAGGTGCGCGACGTGCACCCGACCCACTACGGCCGCATGTGCCCGATCGAAACGCCCGAAGGCCCGAACATCGGTCTGATCAACAGCCTCGCGACCTTTGCCCGCGTCAACAAATACGGCTTCATCGAAACACCTTATCGCAAGGTGTCCGGCGGTGTGGTCAGCGATGACGTGCAGTACATGTCCGCGACCGAGGAAATGCGTCACACCGTGGCGCAGGCCAACGCGAACCTCGACGAGGACATGAAGTTCGTCAACGATCTGGTGTCCACACGCCAGTCGGGCGACTACACGCTCGCGCCGTCGGAAAACGTGGACCTCATCGACGTGTCGCCCAAGCAGTTGGTCTCGGTTGCCGCCTCGCTCATTCCGTTCCTGGAAAATGACGATGCGAACCGCGCCCTGATGGGGTCGAACATGCAACGTCAGGCGGTTCCGCTCCTGCAGGCCGAAGCGCCTCTGGTCGGCACCGGCATCGAAGAAGTCGTGGCGCGCGATTCCGGCGCGGCCTATATGGCCAAGCGGGCGGGCATCATTGACCAGGTCGATGCCACACGTATCGTGATCCGCGCGACCGAGGATCTGGAACTGGGCGACGCGGGTGTGGACATCTACCGCATGCGCAAATTCCAGCGCTCCAACCAGAACACCTGCATCAACCAGCGTCCGCTGGTCAAAGTGGGTGACCGGGTGTCCAAGGGTCAGGTGATCGCGGACGGTCCCAGCACCGACATGGGTGAACTGGCGCTCGGCAAGAACGTCGTCGTCGCCTTCATGCCGTGGAATGGCTACAACTACGAAGACTCGATCCTGATCTCCGAGCGGGTCAGCCGCGACGACGTGTTCACCTCCATCCACATCGAAGAATTCGAAGTGGCCGCACGTGACACGAAACTCGGCCCTGAGGAAATCACCCGCGACATTCCCAACGTCGGCGAGGAAGCCCTGCGCAACCTCGACGAGGCGGGCATCGTCTATATCGGTGCAGACGTAGAGCCGGGCGACATTCTGGTGGGCAAGATCACCCCCAAGGGCGAAAGCCCGATGACACCGGAAGAAAAGCTTCTGCGTGCCATCTTCGGTGAAAAGGCCTCTGACGTGCGCGATACGTCGCTGCGTGTGAAGCCCGGTGATTTCGGCACGGTCGTCGAAGTGCGCGTCTTTAACCGCCACGGTGTGGAAAAAGACGAACGCGCGCTGCAGATCGAGCGTGAAGAAGTCGAACGTCTGGCCCGTGACCGCGACGACGAACTCGCGATCCTCGACCGCAACATCTACGCGCGTCTGCGCGAGATGCTGCTGGGCAAGACCGCCGTCAAAGGCCCCAAGGGTGTCAAATCGAACAGCCAGATCACCGAAGAGGTGCTGGATGACGTGCTGACGCGCGGCCAATGGTGGCAGCTCGCACTCGAGGACGAGGACGATGCGAAAATCGTCGAAGCCCTGAACGAGCAGTACGAGATCCAGAAACGGACTCTCGATGCCCGCTTCGAGGACAAGGTCGAGAAAGTGCGCCGTGGCGACGATCTGCCCCCCGGCGTGATGAAAATGGTCAAAGTGTTCGTGGCGGTGAAGCGCAAGCTGCAACCGGGCGACAAGATGGCCGGTCGTCACGGCAACAAGGGTGTGATTTCTAAGGTTGTCCCGATGGAAGACATGCCGTTCCTCGCGGACGGTACACCGGTCGATTTCTGTCTGAACCCGCTGGGCGTGCCGTCGCGCATGAACGTCGGTCAGATCCTCGAGACGCACATGGGCTGGGCCGCACGCGGTCTGGGCGTGAACGTCGACGAGGCGCTTCAGGAATACAAACGCTCTGGCGACATGACGCCGGTGCGCGAAGCGATGAAACTGGCCTACGGCGATGATGTCTACGAAGAGGGCATCACCGGCATGGACGAGGATACGATGTTGGAAGCGGCGGGCAACGTGACCCGCGGTGTGCCGATCGCAACCCCCGTCTTTGACGGCGCGAAAGAGGCCGACGTGAACGACGCGCTGAGCCGCGCGGGTTTCGACACCTCTGGCCAGTCGGTGCTGTTCGACGGTCGCACGGGCGAGCAATTCGCGCGCCCCGTGACCGTGGGCATCAAGTACCTGCTGAAACTGCACCACCTCGTGGACGACAAGATCCACGCGCGTTCCACCGGTCCATACTCGCTGGTCACCCAGCAGCCGTTGGGCGGTAAGGCACAGTTCGGTGGTCAGCGCTTTGGTGAGATGGAAGTCTGGGCCCTCGAAGCCTACGGCGCCGCCTACACCCTGCAGGAAATGCTGACGGTGAAGTCGGACGACGTGGCAGGCCGGACCAAGGTCTATGAGAGCATCGTCAAGGGCGAGGACAACTTCGAGGCCGGCATTCCGGAATCGTTCAACGTTCTGGTCAAAGAGGTCCGCGGTCTGGGCCTCAACATGGAACTCCTGGATGCGGAGGAAGACGAGTAGGCGCGAAACCACGGTGCGCAACACGTGCACACCCTACGTAGGGTGCGCATTCACTGCGCACCTTCCGCCGACCTTCCCCCGCACCCTCTGACACTTGAGGAAAAAGTATGAACCAGGAACTGACAAACAACCCGTTTAACCCGCTGACACCGCAGAAGGTTTTCGACGAGATCAAGGTCTCCCTCGCAAGCCCCGAGCGTATCCTCAGCTGGTCTTTCGGCGAAATCAAAAAGCCAGAAACCATCAACTACCGGACGTTCAAGCCCGAGCGTGACGGCCTGTTCTGTGCGCGTATTTTTGGCCCCATCAAGGACTACGAATGCCTGTGCGGCAAATACAAGCGCATGAAATATCGCGGCGTTGTCTGCGAGAAATGCGGCGTCGAAGTCACGCTGCAAAAAGTCCGCCGCGAGCGCATGGGCCACATCGAGCTGGCCTCGCCGGTTGCGCACATCTGGTTCCTGAAATCGCTGCCGTCGCGCATCGGCCTGATGCTCGACATGACGCTGCGCGATCTGGAACGTGTGCTGTACTTTGAAAACTACGTCGTGATCGAACCGGGTCTGACGGATCTCACCTACGGTCAGATGATGACCGAGGAAGAGTACATGGACGCGCAGGATGCCTATGGCATGGACGCGTTCACCGCCAACATCGGTGCCGAAGCGATCCGCGAAATGCTCGCCGCCATTGATCTGGAGGCCGAGGCCGACCAGCTGCGCGAAGATCTCAAGGAAGCCACGGGCGAACTGAAACCCAAGAAGATTATCAAGCGCCTCAAGGTGGTTGAAAGCTTCCTGGAATCCGGCAACCGCCCCGAATGGATGGTCATGACCGTCATTCCGGTGATCCCGCCGGAACTGCGTCCGCTGGTGCCGCTGGATGGCGGCCGTTTCGCGACATCCGATCTCAACGATCTGTACCGCCGCGTGATCAACCGCAACAACCGTCTGAAGCGTCTGATCGAACTGCGTGCACCCGACATCATCGTGCGCAACGAAAAGCGGATGCTGCAGGAATCCGTCGATGCGCTCTTCGACAACGGTCGCCGTGGCCGCGTGATCACCGGTGCCAACAAGCGCCCGCTGAAATCGCTGTCCGACATGCTCAAGGGCAAGCAGGGTCGCTTCCGCCAGAACCTTCTGGGCAAACGCGTCGACTTCTCGGGTCGTTCGGTCATCGTGACCGGTCCGGAACTGAAACTGCACCAGTGTGGTCTGCCCAAGAAGATGGCGCTGGAGCTGTTCAAGCCGTTCATCTACTCGCGGCTCGAGGCCAAAGGCCTCAGCTCCACCGTCAAGCAGGCGAAAAAGCTGGTCGAAAAAGAGCGTCCCGAAGTGTGGGATATCCTCGACGAGGTCATCCGCGAACACCCTGTCATGCTGAACCGTGCGCCTACGCTGCACCGGTTGGGCATTCAGGCGTTCGAACCTGTCCTGATCGAAGGCAAGGCGATCCAGCTTCACCCGCTCGTCTGTTCGGCCTTCAACGCCGACTTTGACGGTGACCAGATGGCCGTGCACGTGCCGCTCTCGCTCGAAGCGCAGCTGGAAGCACGCGTTCTGATGATGTCCACGAACAACGTTCTGTCGCCCGCCAACGGCGCGCCGATCATCGTGCCATCGCAGGATATGATCCTGGGTCTGTACTACACGACCCTGGAGCGTGACGGCATGAAGGGAGAAGGCAAGGTCTTTGGCACCGTCGACGAAGTGCAGCACGCGCTTGACGCCGGTGAGGTGCACCTGCACTCCAAGATCAAGGCCCGGATCAAGCAGATCGACAACGAAGGCAACGAAGTGATGATGCGCTTTGACACGACCCCCGGTCGTGTGCGTCTGGGCGCGCTTCTGCCGCTCAACGCGAAGGCGCCGTTCGATCTGGTCAACCGTCTGCTGCGCAAGAAGGAAGTGCAGCAGGTGATCGATACCGTCTACCGGTATTGCGGCCAGAAAGAGAGCGTCATCTTCTGTGACCAGATCATGACCATGGGCTTCCGCGAAGCGTTCAAGGCGGGCATCTCGTTCGGCAAGGACGACATGCTGATCCCCGAAACCAAATGGGATCTGGTCGAGGACACACGCGGTCAGGTGAAAGACTTCGAACAGCAGTACATGGACGGCCTGATTACCCAGGGCGAAAAGTACAACAAGGTCGTCGATGCCTGGTCCAAGTGTAACGACAAGGTGACCGACGCCATGATGGGCTCCATCTCGGCGGAACGTCACGACGAGAACGGGACCGAAATGGAACCGAACTCGGTCTACATGATGGCCCACTCCGGCGCGCGTGGCTCTGTCACCCAGATGAAACAGCTGGGCGGCATGCGCGGCCTGATGGCCAAGCCGAACGGCGACATCATCGAGACGCCGATCATCTCGAACTTCAAGGAAGGTCTGACCGTTCTTGAATACTTCAACTCGACCCACGGCGCCCGTAAGGGTCTGTCGGATACCGCTCTGAAGACGGCGAACTCGGGCTACCTGACCCGCCGTCTGGTTGACGTGGCGCAGGACTGCATCGTGCGCATGCACGACTGTGGCACCGAAACCGCGATCACTGCCGTGGCAGCCGTCAACGACGGTGAAGTGGTGGCTTCGCTGGCCGAGCGTCTGCTGGGCCGTGTCGTGGCCGAGGACATCCTGCGCCCCGGCACCGAAGAAGTGCTGGCCGCTGCCGGTTCGATCGTGGACGAGCGGACCTCGGACATCATCGACGAAGCGGGTGTGGCCTCGGCCCGGATCCGCAGCCCGCTGACCTGTGACGCCGAAGAGGGGGTCTGCGCCATGTGCTACGGCCGTGACCTCGCACGCGGCACGCTGGTCAACCAGGGCGAAGCTGTCGGCATCATCGCCGCACAGTCGATCGGTGAACCCGGTACACAGTTGACGATGCGGACCTTCCACATCGGCGGCGTTGCACAGGGTGGCCAGCAGTCCTTCCAGGAAGCGGGCCAGGCCGGCAAGATCCAGTTCGAGAACGCGCAAACGCTCGAGAACGCGCAAGGCGAAACCATGGTCATGGGCCGCAACATGAAGTTGCTCATCATCGATGAGCAGGGCGAAGAACGCGCCAACTTCAAAGTGGGCTACGGCACCAAGCTGTTTGTATCCGAAGGTCAGGAAGTGGCCCGCGGCGACAAGCTGTTTGAATGGGATCCCTACACGCTGCCGATCATCGCGGAGGCCGCAGGTACGGCCAAGCACGTTGATCTGGTGTCGGGCATCGCCGTCAAGGACGAAACCGATGACGCAACAGGCATGACCCAGAAGATCGTGATCGACTGGCGTGCCGCACCCAAGGGCAATGAACTCAAGCCAGAGATCATCCTGATGGATAAAGACGGCGAGCCGCTGCGCAACGACGCGGGCAACCCGATCACCTATCCGATGTCCGTGGATGCGGTCCTGTCCGTCGAAGACCAATCGGAGGTTCAGGCCGGTGACATCATCGCGCGCATCCCGCGTGAAGGTGCCAAGACCAAGGACATCACCGGTGGTCTGCCGCGTGTGGCCGAACTCTTTGAGGCACGTCGCCCCAAGGACCACGCCATCATCGCGGAAATCGACGGCTACGTGCGGTTCGGCAAGGACTACAAGAACAAGCGTCGTATCGCGATCGAGTCGTCCGAAGATCCGGATCACAAGGTCGAGTACATGGTGCCCAAGGGGAAACACATCCCCGTTGCCGAAGGCGACTTCGTGCAGAAGGGTGACTACATCATGGACGGTAACCCCGCGCCGCACGACATCCTCGCCATCATGGGTGTCGAAGCACTGGCGGATTACATGATCGACGAGGTTCAGGACGTCTATCGCCTGCAAGGTGTGAAAATCAACGACAAGCACATCGAAGTCATCGTGCGCCAGATGCTGCAGAAGTGGGAGATCCAGGAATCCGGAGACACCACGCTGCTCAAGGGCGAACACGTCGACAAGCAGGAATTCGACGCGGCCAACGAAAAGGCCCTGTCGAAAGGCGGTCGTCCGGCCAAGGGCGAACCGATCCTGCTGGGCATCACCAAGGCGTCGCTGCAAACCCGCAGCTTCATCTCGGCGGCGTCCTTCCAGGAAACGACCCGCGTTCTTACCGAAGCCTCCGTGCAGGGTAAGAAAGACAAGCTGGTCGGCCTGAAAGAGAACGTGATCGTTGGTCGTCTGATCCCTGCGGGCACCGGTGGGGCAACCCAGCAGATGCGCCGTGTGGCTCAGGATCGCGACAATGTCGTAATCGAAGCGCGCCGGATCGAAGCCGAAAAAGCGGCTGCGCTGGCAGCGCCCGAAGCGACGGGTGCGGATGACTTCGTCGGTGGCGACGTCTTTGACCAGGCGCCGATCATCGATGAGGAAAGCCGCGATTGATCGCCGCTGACCTTTGAAAATCTTGGGCCCCCGCACCTCTCTGGCGCGGGGGCCTTTTCTTTATGGCTACTGCGCTTTCGCCGGGCGGGGGGCTCTGCTAGGCTCGCGGTACTCCAGTCCCAAAGAGCATCATGTCAGAGCAGTTCAAACTTCAGATGCGCGGGCTCATCCGCTTTTCCTACCTCTCTGAATCCGGATTTGCGGTTTCGCGGCGCGGCGTCGATGCGGTGCGCGACATGCTCTATGATACGGACCGGCTCGAACGCCGTTTCGCGCTTTTCGAAGCGCTGGCGCTGCCGTCCTTGCGCGTGCAGGACGACCCGGACTTCAAGATCGGCCTGCTCATCGGGGATGACTTTCCGCTCTGGGCCCATGCCCGCCTCGAAAAACTGATTGCCGATCTGCCGCAGGCCCGCCTCGTGGCCCTGCCGCCAATGCAGCATTTTCAGGCGGTCAAGCAGGCGATCCGCAAACTGGGCCATGACAAGGGCGCCACCCACACGTTGACCTTCCGCTTCGATGACGATGACGCCATCCACCGCAGCACCACAGCGCGGTTGCGGGCGATTGCCATGGCCAACGCCCCCGTCCGCGACGTAGCGCAGCGTTTCGCCATCGGCTTTAACCGCGGTTTCTACATCACCACCGGTCCCGACGGGATGACGCTGAGCGAAGAATACGAAAAGACACCACTGGGCATCGGTCTGGGGTTGGTCGAACCGCTGGGAAAGGTGCACACTGTCTTTCGCCGCAACCACCGGCATCTGCCGCAGTACTATGACACGCTGACGGAGGTCTCGCGCCCGATGTACCTGCGCTCGGTGCACCGCGACAACGATTCCGGCGCCAGACCATCGGGCCGCAGCGGCACCATGGCGCAAGAGCAGATCGAAGAAACGCTGGAGGCCGATTTCGGCCTGTCCCTCGACCGGTTGCGCGCGCTGTGATGTCGCGCAATCTGGCCGGGGCGCTGCTGATGGTGGCGTCGATGTCGGCCTTTGTATTCAACGATATGGCGATCAAGCTGACGGGCGGCGTGGTGCCCCTGTTCCAGCTGATCTTTGTGCGCGGCCTGCTGGCGACCACGCTGATCTGTGCGCTGGCCTATGCGGTGGGCGGTCTGCGCCTGCGGTTGCCGCGTGCGGATTGGGGCTGGATTGTGCTGCGCGGCCTGTCCGAGGTTATGGTGGCCTACTTCTTCCTTGCGGCCTTGCTCAACATGCCGCTGGCGAACGTGACGGCGATCCTGCAATCGGTGCCGTTGATGGTGACGCTCGCGGCGGCGCTGATCTACCGCGAACGGGTGGGCTGGCCGCGTCTGCTGGCCATCGCCATCGGCTTTTGCGGTGTGCTTTTGGTAGTGCAACCGGGGGCAGACGGATTCACCCGCTGGTCGCTTTTCGCGCTTGGCGCAGCACTGTGCGTGACCGCCCGCGATATGATCACGCGCCGCATTTCATCGCAGGCGCCGGGCTGGATGGTGACGCTGGGCACATCGCTGTGTGTCACGCTCGCCGCCGGACTGGGCAGCACGTCGGAAACCTGGGTCTCCGTCGCCCCGCCCACCGCCGCCCTCATCGCGCTGTCGGCGTTCAGCATCGTGGCGGGCTATTTCTTCAGCGTGCAGGTGATGCGCACGGGCGACGTGTCCTTCACCGCGCCGTTCCGCTATACGGGGCTGCTGTTTGCGATCGCGCTTGGCATCTTTGTGTTCGGCGAAATTCCGACCGCGCCGACGGTACTCGGGGCGGCGATCATCATGGCCACGGGGCTTTTCACGCTTTACCGCGAAGCGCGGGTCAGACGGGTGCCGCACCGGCGCTGAACACACGGCGGACCTGCGCCTCGTCGATGGCAAAACGGTCGGCAAATTCGGCGCGGGTGGCGTCATCCAGCGCGATAAGCTCCACCGGTTTTACCTTCTTCTGGCGGCTGTCGTTGGTGGTGTTATGGCCACGGATGAACATGGTGGGTTCGGCAAAGCTGACACAGGGCATGAAGCGGCCAATGCGCTCATGGGCGAAATTCATGATGGTTAGCGGGCTGTTGCCGCGGATCTGCATCGCCAACCCCGCCACGTTGAACGTCTTGCGCAGGGGCGTGGCGTTGATCCCGCTGGCGCCGAAATTGGCGATGTATCCCTTGGTCCAGTCAAAGGCGATGGCCTTGTGCTGCGCGCTCAGCGCGGCACAATCGACCGCCGCCTGCCGCAGCCGTTCGATGAAATCGACCGCCACGGCATCATCGTCGTCGTAGCGGAACTGCAGACAGGGCGCGGCCGGATCACGGCGGGCAGTGTTGAGCACCTCTTTCATGACCTCGCGGTGGTTGCGCGGCGGATGCGCCTCGATGCGGGCCTGCGGCATGTCCCGGATCAACGCCTGCAACCGCGCCAGATAGGGGGCAGGCAACTGGTCGCCCACCACGATCACCAGTTCGAAATCGGGATCGGTCTGGTGGCGCAGGCACTTCAGCGCGACCGTCTCGAACAGGTGGAATCGTTCCTCCATGCGGGCGGGGTCATAAAGATAGGCGATCTTGTCGGCCATATCCTCGAAATCGACCTGAAAGCCGCCCAGTGCGGGATAGGAAAACCGGCATAGCCCGATGACTTGCATAACTGCTTGGTCCCGTTGGTTTTGCCCGACTATGGTGCGCCCGCGCGATCCTTGGCAAGGGCAGAATGGCGCAGGGTGCGGGTTGCGGCCCCGCTGCGGTTGACAGCCGGGGCAGGGGTGCGTATATGCCCGCTATCTGATCGAAGGGGTCGCCCCGAGATCGCACATATCATACCGCATGTGGTCAAGATCCAGGCCGCCTTCACTGGCCCGATCCTCTGTAAGCAAGCCGCCGCGCTCACCTCGGTACGGGAGCGTTGCGGCCTAATCGCTTTGGACCATCTGCCCGCAACCCGCCCGCTGGACGCAGGGGGCATCGAATTTCACCGCACAGGGGGCCACGGGCTTCGCGTGCATCCATGACGAGCAACACGGGGATAAAACCGGAATGCCAACGATCCAACAGCTGATCCGCAAGCCGCGCCAGCCAAAACGCAAGTATTCGAAATCCATGCACCTGCAGGAATGCCCGCAAAAGCGCGGCGTCTGCACACGTGTGTACACAACAACGCCCAAGAAACCGAACTCCGCGATGCGGAAAGTTGCGAAGGTTCGCCTGACCAACGGTTTCGAGGTCATCTCCTACATCCCGGGCGAAAGCCACAACCTGCAGGAACATTCCGTTGTTCTGATCCGCGGCGGTCGTGTCAAAGACCTTCCCGGTGTGCGCTACCACATCCTGCGCGGTGTTCTGGATACCCAAGGCGTCAAGGACCGCAAGCAGCGTCGTTCCAAATACGGTGCCAAGCGTCCCAAGTAATGTAGCCGCGGTGCGCGGAAGATGCGCACCGGACCCATCCACTCGTAGGGTGCGCATTCATGCGCACCGACCCGCCAAGAGGAAGACAAAAAAATGTCACGCCGCCACGCAGCTGAGAAGCGCGAAGTTCTGCCAGACGCCAAATACGGCGATCTGGTTCTGACCAAATTCATGAACAACCTGATGATCGATGGTAAGAAGTCGGTCGCAGAACGCATCGTCTACAACGCGCTGGACCGCGTCGAGGGCAAGATCAAACGCGCCCCCGTCGAAGTGTTCCACGAAGCGCTCGACAACATCAAACCGTCCGTCGAAGTGCGCTCGCGCCGCGTCGGTGGTGCGACATACCAGGTGCCCGTCGAGGTCCGCCCCGAGCGCCGCGAAGCGCTGGCGATCCGCTGGCTGATCAAGGCATCGCGTTCGCGCAACGAAAACACCATGGAAGAGCGCCTCGCAGGCGAACTGCTGGACGCCGTCCAGTCCCGTGGTACCGCCGTGAAAAAACGCGAAGACACGCACAAGATGGCCGACGCCAACAAGGCGTTCAGCCACTACCGCTGGTAACACCCTAAGATCGGGGCCCGGATCCGCCGGGCCCCTGACCCTTTTCAAAGCAATACCTCTGAGGAAGCTTTACAAATGGCACGCGATTATCCGCTCGACCGATACCGTAACTTCGGCATCATGGCCCACATTGATGCCGGTAAAACCACATGCTCCGAACGCATCCTGTACTACACGGGCAAATCCCACAACATCGGTGAGGTGCACGATGGTGCAGCCACGATGGACTGGATGGAGCAGGAGCAGGAACGCGGCATCACCATCACCTCGGCTGCGACGACCACCTTCTGGGAACGCACCGAAGACGGTGAAACCGCCGACACGCCCAAGCACCGCCTGAACATCATCGACACCCCCGGCCACGTTGACTTCACCATCGAAGTCGAACGTTCGCTCGCGGTTCTCGATGGTGCCGTTTGCGTTCTGGACGCCAACGCCGGTGTTGAGCCGCAGACAGAAACCGTCTGGCGGCAGGCTGACCGCTACAAGGTGCCGCGCATGGTCTTCGTCAACAAGATGGACAAGATCGGCGCCGACTTCTTCAACTGTGTCGAGATGATCGAAGACCGCACCGGTGCGGTTGCCGTGCCTGTCGGTATCCCGATCGGTGCCGAGACCGAACTCGAAGGTCTGATCGATCTGGTCACCATGGAAGAGTGGCTGTGGCAAGGCGAAGATCTGGGCGCGTCCTGGATCAAGGCGCCGATCCGCGACAGCCTCAAGGACATGGCCGACGAATGGCGTGCCAAGATGATCGAGAACGCCGTCGAGCAAGACGACGACGCGATGGAAGCCTACCTCGAAGGCAACGAGCCCGACGTCCCGACCCTGCGCGCCCTGCTGCGCAAGGGCTGCCTGTCGATGGCCTTCGTTCCCGTTCTGGGCGGCTCCGCGTTCAAGAACAAAGGTGTTCAGCCTCTGCTCAACGCTGTGATCGACTATCTGCCCAGCCCGCTGGACGTTGTCGACTACATGGGCTTCAAACCCGGCGACGAAGACGAAGTTCGTAACATCCCGCGTCGTGCGGACGATGAAATGGCCTTCTCCGGTCTGGCGTTCAAAATCATGAACGACCCCTTCGTGGGCTCGCTGACGTTCACGCGCATCTATTCGGGTACGCTGAACAAGGGTGACACGCTGCTCAACTCGACCAAAGGTCGCAAAGAGCGTGTGGGCCGGATGATGATGATGCACTCCAACGACCGCGAGGAAATCACCGAAGCGTTCGCAGGCGACATCATCGCGCTGGCCGGTCTGAAAGACACCACAACAGGCGACACTCTGTGCGCAGAGAAAGATCCGGTTGTGCTGGAAACGATGACCTTCCCCGATCCGGTGATCGAAATCGCGGTCGAGCCCAAAACCAAGGCCGACCAGGAGAAGATGTCCGCAGGTCTGCAGCGTCTGGCTGCCGAAGACCCGTCCTTCCGTGTGGAGACCGATCTCGAATCCGGTCAGACCATCATGAAGGGCATGGGCGAACTTCACCTGGACATCCTGGTGGACCGTCTCAAGCGCGAATTCAAAGTCGAAGCGAACATCGGTGCGCCACAGGTGGCTTACCGTGAAACCATCGGCCACGAAGTCGAGCACACCTACACCCACAAGAAACAGTCGGGTGGTTCGGGTCAGTTCGGCGAAGTCAAACTGCTCATCTCTCCCACGGAGCCGGGCGAAGGCTATTCGTTCGAGAGCAAGATCGTCGGCGGTGCCGTGCCCAAGGAATACATCCCGGGCGTGGAAAAAGGCATCAACTCGGTCATGGACAGCGGTCCGTTGGCGGGCTTCCCCGTCATCGACTTCAAGGTGCAGCTGCTGGACGGTAAGTTCCACGACGTTGACTCCAGCGTTCTGGCGTTCGAAATCGCGTCGCGGATGTGTATGCGCGAAGGCATGAAGAAAGCCGGTGCGAAACTGCTCGAACCGATCATGAAAGTCGAAGTGATCACGCCTGACGAATACACAGGCGGCATCATCGGCGATCTGACATCGCGTCGCGGTCAGGTACAGGGTCAGGACAGCCGCGGTAACGCGATTGCCATCGACGCTTTCGTGCCGCTGGCCAACATGTTCGGCTACATCAACACGCTGCGGTCCATGTCGTCGGGTCGTGCGAACTTCACCATGCAGTTCGACCACTACGAAGGCGTGCCACAGAACATCTCGGACGAGATTCAGGCCAAATTCGCGTGATGAAAACTTTGCGCGTCCCGCTTGCCCTCACCCTGATCGCCGGTCTGGCCGCTTGTGCCACACCGTCGATCCGGGCCACGGGCGATACCACGGATCTGAACGTGGTGTCGGTGTCGGTTGACACGGACACCATGGCACAGGCCGTGTCGGGGCGTGCATCCACCGTGACCAAGGCGCAGCTGGACGATGATCTGACGGCTGCGCTGGGGGCGGAACTGGCAAA from Sulfitobacter sp. S190 includes the following:
- a CDS encoding putative rhamnosyl transferase — encoded protein: MSEQFKLQMRGLIRFSYLSESGFAVSRRGVDAVRDMLYDTDRLERRFALFEALALPSLRVQDDPDFKIGLLIGDDFPLWAHARLEKLIADLPQARLVALPPMQHFQAVKQAIRKLGHDKGATHTLTFRFDDDDAIHRSTTARLRAIAMANAPVRDVAQRFAIGFNRGFYITTGPDGMTLSEEYEKTPLGIGLGLVEPLGKVHTVFRRNHRHLPQYYDTLTEVSRPMYLRSVHRDNDSGARPSGRSGTMAQEQIEETLEADFGLSLDRLRAL
- a CDS encoding DMT family transporter translates to MSRNLAGALLMVASMSAFVFNDMAIKLTGGVVPLFQLIFVRGLLATTLICALAYAVGGLRLRLPRADWGWIVLRGLSEVMVAYFFLAALLNMPLANVTAILQSVPLMVTLAAALIYRERVGWPRLLAIAIGFCGVLLVVQPGADGFTRWSLFALGAALCVTARDMITRRISSQAPGWMVTLGTSLCVTLAAGLGSTSETWVSVAPPTAALIALSAFSIVAGYFFSVQVMRTGDVSFTAPFRYTGLLFAIALGIFVFGEIPTAPTVLGAAIIMATGLFTLYREARVRRVPHRR
- the rpoC gene encoding DNA-directed RNA polymerase subunit beta' produces the protein MNQELTNNPFNPLTPQKVFDEIKVSLASPERILSWSFGEIKKPETINYRTFKPERDGLFCARIFGPIKDYECLCGKYKRMKYRGVVCEKCGVEVTLQKVRRERMGHIELASPVAHIWFLKSLPSRIGLMLDMTLRDLERVLYFENYVVIEPGLTDLTYGQMMTEEEYMDAQDAYGMDAFTANIGAEAIREMLAAIDLEAEADQLREDLKEATGELKPKKIIKRLKVVESFLESGNRPEWMVMTVIPVIPPELRPLVPLDGGRFATSDLNDLYRRVINRNNRLKRLIELRAPDIIVRNEKRMLQESVDALFDNGRRGRVITGANKRPLKSLSDMLKGKQGRFRQNLLGKRVDFSGRSVIVTGPELKLHQCGLPKKMALELFKPFIYSRLEAKGLSSTVKQAKKLVEKERPEVWDILDEVIREHPVMLNRAPTLHRLGIQAFEPVLIEGKAIQLHPLVCSAFNADFDGDQMAVHVPLSLEAQLEARVLMMSTNNVLSPANGAPIIVPSQDMILGLYYTTLERDGMKGEGKVFGTVDEVQHALDAGEVHLHSKIKARIKQIDNEGNEVMMRFDTTPGRVRLGALLPLNAKAPFDLVNRLLRKKEVQQVIDTVYRYCGQKESVIFCDQIMTMGFREAFKAGISFGKDDMLIPETKWDLVEDTRGQVKDFEQQYMDGLITQGEKYNKVVDAWSKCNDKVTDAMMGSISAERHDENGTEMEPNSVYMMAHSGARGSVTQMKQLGGMRGLMAKPNGDIIETPIISNFKEGLTVLEYFNSTHGARKGLSDTALKTANSGYLTRRLVDVAQDCIVRMHDCGTETAITAVAAVNDGEVVASLAERLLGRVVAEDILRPGTEEVLAAAGSIVDERTSDIIDEAGVASARIRSPLTCDAEEGVCAMCYGRDLARGTLVNQGEAVGIIAAQSIGEPGTQLTMRTFHIGGVAQGGQQSFQEAGQAGKIQFENAQTLENAQGETMVMGRNMKLLIIDEQGEERANFKVGYGTKLFVSEGQEVARGDKLFEWDPYTLPIIAEAAGTAKHVDLVSGIAVKDETDDATGMTQKIVIDWRAAPKGNELKPEIILMDKDGEPLRNDAGNPITYPMSVDAVLSVEDQSEVQAGDIIARIPREGAKTKDITGGLPRVAELFEARRPKDHAIIAEIDGYVRFGKDYKNKRRIAIESSEDPDHKVEYMVPKGKHIPVAEGDFVQKGDYIMDGNPAPHDILAIMGVEALADYMIDEVQDVYRLQGVKINDKHIEVIVRQMLQKWEIQESGDTTLLKGEHVDKQEFDAANEKALSKGGRPAKGEPILLGITKASLQTRSFISAASFQETTRVLTEASVQGKKDKLVGLKENVIVGRLIPAGTGGATQQMRRVAQDRDNVVIEARRIEAEKAAALAAPEATGADDFVGGDVFDQAPIIDEESRD